A single region of the Brassica rapa cultivar Chiifu-401-42 chromosome A03, CAAS_Brap_v3.01, whole genome shotgun sequence genome encodes:
- the LOC103861847 gene encoding auxin-responsive protein IAA11, translated as MERGSASGSASTLSNNENVLVSCEDSSSPAENELELGLTLSLGRERRVSYADDSSSSSSSLSSRASVTAGIKRTADSMAATSGQVVGWPPIRSYRMNSMVNQAKTLAMEDPIKNRTDATTKMRMFVKVTMDGIPIGRKIDLNAHRCYESLSNTLEDMFLKPKTDGHLEAGLKILPDGSSGLVLTYEDKEGDWMLVGDVPWGMFIGSVKRLRIMKTSEATGTAQMIL; from the exons ATGGAACGCGGTTCGGCTAGTGGGTCGGCTTCGACCTTGTCAAACAACGAAAACGTCCTCGTCTCTTGCGAGGACTCTTCTTCTCCGGCAGAGAACGAGCTCGAGCTTGGTCTCACGTTGAGCCTAGGTCGAGAACGTAGGGTTTCTTACGCtgatgattcttcttcttcttcttcttccttgagTAGCAGAGCTAGCGTCACTGCTGGGATCAAGAGAACAGCTGATTCCATGGCCGCAACTAGTGG GCAAGTTGTGGGGTGGCCACCGATAAGGAGTTATAGAATGAACAGTATGGTTAACCAAGCCAAGACATTGGCCATGGAAGATCCGATCAAAAACAGAACTGATGCAACAACAAAGATGAGAATGTTTGTGAAGGTGACTATGGATGGTATTCCCATTGGAAGGAAAATCGATCTGAACGCTCATAGATGCTATGAATCGTTGTCCAACACTCTTGAAGATATGTTTCTTAAACCCAAAACAGATGGTCACCTGGAAGCAGGGCTGAAGATACTACCAGATGGGTCTTCTGGATTAGTACTAACGTATGAAGACAAGGAAGGAGATTGGATGCTTGTTGGTGATGTTCCCTGGGG GATGTTTATTGGTTCTGTCAAAAGGCTCCGGATTATGAAAACATCAGAAGCTACTGGTACAG CTCAAATGATCTTATGA